Genomic segment of Panicum virgatum strain AP13 chromosome 2K, P.virgatum_v5, whole genome shotgun sequence:
AGGATGAGTATACCGACCACCAAAATTATATGGCACAAATCAAGACCAGAAGAAATTTTCATGTCAGTTTTACGAACCCAGAAGCAAAAACTAATTTTTCTTATGATAGAAGCTGTTGAACCTTAAAATGATGAGGTCTGACCATGGTACAAGAATAGCCGAGTTAGTTGAAACTTTGGCGCCTCCCATCCACTAGCTATGCGATTAAAGTTTGGATGGTCAACTTCCATGCGCATTTAGGTGAAAAGGATGTATTATTAGATGTTCGAAAGAAGGGTGACATGGAAGACCTGCTGCGTCTTAGTATCCCCAGTAATCATTGCGGATCTCATCATCAAATTTCTGTTTGAGTTCAGGGTGCTTGGCAAAGTACTCGTCTGCGGTCATCGTGCTGATCTTTTTCTGCACAAACAAACAAGATGTCAGCATGAACGTGAAGGCAACATGTTCCATGTTGGCTAAAGAGCAATATCACCTTCATCTCCTTCATTTCAGCAATCTCCTTCTCTATCCTCTCTGATTCCTTCAGTGATACCTTTTCCGCTTCCTTCATCTCTACCAACTACATAAATCATACAGATACAGCAGAAGTCATTAATATCTGAAGGAGGCAACAGTCAAAGTGATAATTCAGTTTAGCGATGCGGTGCCTGTCAGGACAGGATAGGAAGGTGAAAATTGTAACGAGAGCAGTGAATCCTCACCAGAGCATCAAACTTTGGCTTGTACTGAGGAGTGACAGTGTCAACATACTTGGGATCTCTATGCCTGCAATGTTTCCATGGTTCACGCCACATTAAGAGGTTAAACAGGTGAAAAGTGCCTACAACCATAAGAATATATGATACCTCAAAGGCTAGCTATCGAGAGCAAACCAGTACTAATCATTTGGTAAGCCAGATCCATCTTGAAGTTCAATGTTGTAATGTGACATATATACAGCCTATCATTAGGCTATTAGCAGCCCATTTGCACTAATTTCAACTGGACTTTCTAACCGAATATATACACAACATATGGTTTCTAAAGGCCGCCTGATATTAGAATGCACATATGAAGCGCCCTTTATTTACACAATCCTGCTATAGAACTTTACAAACAGAGAATAAGGAAGTTGCATCTGCGGTGCTAATCAATATTCCAAACTAAGCATAGATCACGAGTTAAAATCATAAAAACAACGCAATCAATCTGCTTGCAATTTAATAGCATAACAGTTCCCAGAAACACAAGTACGATGGAGAGGAGAATCGATACTTACTTTCGTAGGCCTCCTTGTACATATCGACAACTTTTGATCCAATTCCTTTTCTGTAGTACTCCCAGTCAATTGGCTTGGGTTCCTGCAAGAGCAATTGAAGTAATACTGAGAAGATTGCCCGAAAAGGCCAAAATATCAGAAGAGGTAGCACATGTTTCAAGGTTGACAAGCATTTAGCATATCAGAGGACTGTCTACTTAATACAAGCCAATGTTGCTTGTCAATGCGAATGACTTAGTACAAGCCAATGTTGCTTGGCAATGTGAAATACTACTAGCATGGACTGCCTACTTAATACAAGAATTCAACATGCCCGACTATAAATCTTTGTACTGCTAATAACGGACCCCGAAACAATTTATAATCAACTAATCACCATTCGGATGGACTACATGCATCAGAAGAGAATAAGCCATACACCTCTACCTCTTTTTATTGGTACCTACTGCATTGCAATTACTGAAGCAAAAGCCTTATCGCAAAATGGAAACTTTACCCAGAACCCACTACATTCGGCATTGTCTCTGTCTGATTCAGTATCAGCGGGTAGGACATAGACCTGGGTTTTCACCGACCTATCGATACGTATTTTAGTCTATGCAATGCCACAAACGGCCCTGATTCCACGAATAAATTGGTACTccgttcttttcaaaaaaaaattggtaccCCGTGATGCTATGGATCACAAACGCGCATTCGACCAAACCTGATCTAAGGTGGATGACCCAGATCCTAGGAGGGGACAGACTGGGAGAATACCTGCGAGAACTTGGTCTGGAGCTGGTGGTTGACGTCCTCGAAGGTGCAGCGGAGGGTGGCGAACTCCTTGCGGGCCTCCTCGGAGACGAGCATCTTGCCCAGGCCGTCCCAGTCGATCGCCTTGCCGGCCTTCGCCGCGGCatccgccaccttcttcaccacgCCGTTCCCGCTCATCTTGCCCgcctcccccctccctctcctcctcgcgccgccgccgccgatctaCGTTCGCCTCGGTGATGGAGCCGGCGGACAGGGGGCTCCTATATATCTTCCGCAAGCTATTTATCTATAAAACCCACTAGGCTCAAATTAAATTCAACATTTCTACAAACTATCTTCAACATTTTTTATGAACTATTTCAACATATGAAAAAAATAGATTCAACATTTGGCAAAAACTAGatcaacattttttttcaattgtCTTCTCCGACGCCAGCGTAGGGAAGAGCACCgggggtggcgcggcgggccccggcggcggcggagcaagggACCGAGCCTAGGAGCCCCAGCGCGGCAGCAAAGCGACGGTGGCAGCAGCCGCACGCCGCAGCAGGCAGCCGCGGCCACCCACACGCAGCAGCATGCGGCACGAGGCGGCCAGAAGCAGCAGCACGCGGCGCGGGGCGCGAGCAGCAGCACGCAGAGCACggctcgacgagcagcagcaCGCAGAGCACggctcgacgagcagcagcaCGCAGCGCGCGGCGGGCAGGCGGACatgcgagggcggcggcggcgtgtgaCGAGGAAGGGGGCACAAGGAGAAAGAAGGTTAGGGTGGAGAAAATCCAACGGATGAAATAATTTGCACAAATCTCAAATATTGGAAGatggagaaaaaaaatgttccggaagatatataggatttCTGGGCGGACAGCAACATGTGGATGGATCCTTCGGGTTCTTTCGTTTGGGCCTCCTTGGTGGGCTCAGATGGGCTGCCTGGCATGGAATTGGACCAGGTACATGGTggcttctctccttttttttcccccAAGTTAAAATACGCATGAAACTGTTTACAAAcctccttcaaaaaaaaaagaaagtgtTTGAACAAAACTGTCGATCCGGTCAAACAATTTCACCGAGATCAAATCTTGAGAAAGCATATATTATCAATCTTTGATCTTTTTTTTCTCGCGAGGAATATATGATTGGACGACCAGGACTTTTTGGTACCTTGTCCACAACAAACGACTAGGGCAGGAGAGCgaatcagcaaaaaaaaaaaagtcacggCACGTTGTGGCCATTAGTACGTACTAGATTCTGATTTGTTAAGCCTAGGGTGGTCTTTATTAGTTGGGAAACAGCAAGTGAGCATTACCATTACGGAGTAGCCACATAAAAAAAGTACTCTCGCCACAAAGCGCCAAacccactccagccaccagaaGACCATTAGTCCATTACAGAAGTACTATAGAGTAGATTTAAGCACTGCCACAAAAAAAAGCCTAGTGTTCCTGCCTGATATAACTAATTGACTTAGAAATGCTCAGCCAAATTATCAGAATTTGGATACAAAATTCCAAATAGTACACAATTACTTCTTCGGTCCTAGTAATATATAAAGTGTAACCACTTTTTACTCAAATCCCACGCGCTCTATCTAGACATTTCTTGATTTTTCAACCAGATGTGATTACGCTTTATATACCGAGACAGACGGGGCAAGATTCCTCCCTAGACAGCACTAAACCTTCTTGGCATTTCACTAACCGAAAGTTAAAGATTCTCGGGAGGCAACTGATTGTCGGCAACgcgtgaaaaaaaaaagttagtcCAAGGAACAGGAAGAAGAAGCACCGATCGTGTCACCGGAAATCTCCAGTACGTGTAGGATCATCCATCACCGATCCTAGGCTTGAAAAAACACAGTACTACGTACTACCACCACACCAGCAGCAGACAGCAGAGCAGCCGCGGAATAGTCCAGGAGGGCAAAAAAAAAGGCGACGACGATAAAGGCCGCGGCGCGTGACGTGGCACGTCCCCGGAACGGGACGATCTGTCCAATCGCCGTCCCCCGAGCTGTGTGGTCTTCATCAGCTGGGTAGGGATGCAACAAACAAACAGCAGGCGCTGTCACGGACTCACGCGGTGTCACCTTAACCTAATGCGTCTTCCATTACCACTCCAAACAAATCCAGAGCACGCCATTAccaccaaaaagaaaaaggaaaggcacgcaaaaaaaaaagaaaaaggaaagtcCAGAGCACGCGGGACGGCGCAACCGccccggcgagtcccgccgccccGAAGCCATTCTCTATTTCCGCCACCGTATCCCAcgggggaggacgacgacgacgagctcgCGGCTGCCGTTAGCTAGCAGGTCGCTGTCCGTCGTCGTCCCCGACCCGAGTAGTCTCCTCCAAACCACGGGTTTATGTTTATTTAtagaagagaaaacaaaagaaaacaatgaGAGGTCGACGCCGTCGCTGTTCTTGTCCTTTCCCCCTCCCCGGTTTGATAACAATCTTAAGAGCCATGCTCGGTTTCCCCTTTCCGATCGCAGAGGATCGAGCtccgcgacgacgacggcagctgCAACTTGGCCTCGTGCATCGCTGTAAAGGTGTCGGAGAGAATGTTTGGTCCCGGCAGGGGTGAGAACTGAGAGCGTTAACGAGGGCGTTGGGacggcgtgcgtgcgtgcgtgcgtgctacGTCTTGCCGGAACCGGTGGTTGCGGCGCGCCGTTGGGGCGGAAAGGCGGGAGGTTCCGgcacccgcccccgcccccgcccccgccggaaCGTCCgcgggccccggcggcggcggtgccagaCAGCGCCCTGTCGTCTCGCCTTTGCTCCATGGGCCGCCGATCCCGGCAATTATTGGCACGGAACAGAGTTCCTTCCTCCCCGCGACGTCGCTCTCCAACAGCTGGGCTAGGGCCTGCGGCGCCGGGAGGGGGGTCACTGTGCCACGAGCTGAGCTCCTCGCCGGCGTCCCGGTTTAATCTTGCCCGGTCACGTCACGCCGGCGCGGAAATCTGCCGACCAAGGACTTGCTCGCTCTGATGTCGTCtgatctcgccgccggcgagatctCGTTAGGCTTGCCCGTCTTGCTCGGTCCGAATCGTCAGCTCGACTTTCCTAGAGAGGCAATTGTGCAGGACGATGGATGATGCATTAGCTGGCGTCTAATCTGTATGGTTTGggtgctgctgcctgctgctgcgtcGATGATGCTAGCTAGCCACTACTGTGCTAGTATCTTTGGAGAAAGAATCGTCCTGGTTTGATTCGATTCTTGAGCAGTTTAATTAATGCGCCTGCTGATCAGTTGCTGGTTGTGGCGTGGGTTGGGTAGGCTTGCTCGGCTCCATGTCACGGCCATGTTTACCCCTCCGAAAGCAAAGCGCACGTCTGTCCGATCGAGTCCGTCCAGCCACGCCACGATTCCGAGCTAGCCGAGCCGGCCCGGTCTAGCTAGCTGGAGGAGCGGGGCCACGGCAGTGATGGCGGTTGAGGATCAGGCCCATCACCATGTACTGTGCCTTGGACGAGCATCAACGGATACTCTAGCTACTCGCGATTCATGCATCAGccctgcatttttttttctcactttACTGAATTCTGAAAGGAGGAATTGGTTGGCGTACGTGCAGCTCCCTCCTCCAACAGCACCTGCTTGCTACTAGCAGCAGGACGCGGCCAGCTTCCGGCAAATTGGTCTCTTGTCAGAATTCAAAACcaggacgacgaggacgagAGGACAATTGCAAGTTTCAGGGCgcttttagttcccaaaaattttcacccaaaaattttcacctcccctttaaacacatatatgaagcactaaatataattaaataacaaaactaattacacagtttggatgtatatgacgagacgaatcttttaagcctaattagtgcttgattagccataagtgctacagtaacccacatgtgctaatgacgtggtcaaatgcctcaaaagattcgtctcgtggtttccaagtgagttctgaaattagttttttaattagtgtccgaaaagtcttcccgacatccggtcaaagtgctgatttgacatccaaaaatttttggatggggaactaaacgcgccctcaaAAGAAACATGGCGCCCCGGCGCGATCCTGGCAGCTCTGAATCCGATCTTGTCCTGACGCCATGCTTGTGAGCTCGGGCTTGGGAATGGTGTGGCGCCGCAGCCagggtttacaaatccgaccggtccggtcaaaccgtcgccctccggtagcggtttaccggaccggtttgactagAAATAGgtagaaaccggttgaattcaaatccaaattcaaaattgcatgtgcaaccggttctgaccggtataccggtaaaCCGGCCGCTATGACcggtttgggaatttttcatttttttaaatttaaatttgaattttgaattggggccggtagacaggtttgaccggtttaccggccggtttgaccggtttacggTCGGTATGACCAGTTTACCGGTCGGTACGACCGGTTtgggaatttttatttttttgaatttaaatttgaattttgaattggggccggtttgataccggcccaaaccgtaaCCGGgacggaccggtttgaccggtaaccggtcaaaccggaccggttcccaccggtttcgtTAACCCTGGCCGCAGCACGTCCCAAACGACGagagcaggcaggcaggcaggcaacgccacgccggtgaaacattggccttgtttggttagaggtggaaaagttttcatgaaaatattttgcccctttgaccactaattagagatattaaatgaagtctaattacaaaacaaccTTCACAatcatggtactgtagcatgtgtTGTAGCCAATATTCCACAAGGCGCTATTCCGAGCTCGCCTAGGCGCGCTTATGCGCTAAGCGACGCCAGCTCGTCGGCGCCAGCGGGGGAGGTGGTAGGGGCCGGGGACGAGGCAGATCCAGTGACTCGGGGATGAGGCAGAGCAGAGAGCGGCAGCGGcaaaggaggaggcaggggacacgcgccggcggaggaggaagcaggGAACGGGCGGCGGcaaaggaggaggcaggggacacgcgccggcggaggaggaagcaggGGACGGGCGGTGGCAGAGGAGGTGGTAGGGGCGTGCGCGTggcgaaggaggaggaggcaggggcgggcgcggaggaggaggaggaggaacggCGGCCTGCGCGTCACAtttgggcgggcgggcggactgggcagaggcggcggcgggttggAGGCAGAGGTGATGGAATCGAATGGATAAGGTGGGAGTGGGGTTGAGATTCGGGTTGGGCTGGTTTGGTGGGCTGCTTTGGGtctttcttttcaattcaaGGCCCACTAGTtcctcatttttctttttctttt
This window contains:
- the LOC120670263 gene encoding ATP synthase subunit d, mitochondrial-like, with product MSGNGVVKKVADAAAKAGKAIDWDGLGKMLVSEEARKEFATLRCTFEDVNHQLQTKFSQEPKPIDWEYYRKGIGSKVVDMYKEAYESKDPKYVDTVTPQYKPKFDALLVEMKEAEKVSLKESERIEKEIAEMKEMKKKISTMTADEYFAKHPELKQKFDDEIRNDYWGY